The Pradoshia eiseniae genome window below encodes:
- a CDS encoding DUF3892 domain-containing protein: MNDKRDFFENAYEEYLNANSPEMEANVPIPGKERIVAVQKNNDGDIMAFKTESGRELDYLTALDEAKGGKLANIDVFHKYGRDIIRSEPDGIKENNLDNLPEF; the protein is encoded by the coding sequence ATGAATGACAAACGTGATTTTTTCGAGAATGCCTATGAAGAATATTTAAATGCAAATAGTCCTGAAATGGAGGCAAATGTACCAATTCCAGGCAAGGAGCGGATTGTTGCTGTTCAGAAAAATAATGATGGAGACATCATGGCTTTTAAGACTGAAAGTGGACGGGAACTCGATTATTTAACGGCATTGGATGAGGCAAAGGGCGGGAAGCTTGCCAATATTGATGTTTTTCACAAATATGGACGAGATATTATTCGAAGTGAGCCTGATGGTATAAAGGAAAATAACTTAGACAATCTTCCTGAATTTTAA
- a CDS encoding glycoside hydrolase family 73 protein, which yields MMARKKKRTTMLGPIVILSLLLIGLWKLIDSYEPVPVSLDNSKEIQELVDEVSYGKVQVNWREVAAVVKAKYSMDTVKSTDIQGIAKQFMDRKKGEYTLKPMKSVLEDLHFTAEEKQTAYKTVNSLNKQYNDSTSQQKFISKIKKGAIANYEKYGILPSVTIAQAVLESNWGKSGLTKDYNNLFGIKGHNWDGATANMKTKENYNDHINSDFRVYASLEDSIKDHGQFLAENKRYEKNGLFDGQTYQEQTKALEDAGYSTATNENGDKIYSSMLMEIIQTYQLQVIDSQAVLNQNA from the coding sequence ATGATGGCACGTAAAAAGAAACGAACCACTATGTTAGGCCCAATCGTTATTTTGTCGCTGCTATTAATAGGCCTATGGAAACTAATAGATTCTTATGAACCAGTACCTGTTTCATTGGATAATTCAAAGGAAATACAGGAGCTAGTCGACGAGGTGAGCTATGGGAAGGTCCAGGTCAATTGGAGAGAGGTTGCTGCCGTAGTAAAGGCTAAATACTCCATGGACACAGTCAAATCCACTGACATCCAAGGAATTGCAAAGCAATTTATGGACCGTAAAAAAGGGGAGTACACCTTAAAACCAATGAAGTCTGTTCTAGAAGACCTTCATTTTACGGCGGAGGAAAAGCAAACTGCGTATAAGACCGTGAACTCGCTTAATAAGCAATATAATGATAGCACAAGCCAGCAAAAGTTTATCAGCAAAATAAAAAAAGGAGCCATTGCGAATTATGAGAAATATGGCATCCTTCCATCTGTCACAATCGCACAAGCGGTACTTGAATCGAATTGGGGCAAATCTGGTTTAACGAAGGACTACAATAACTTATTCGGTATTAAAGGTCATAACTGGGATGGCGCAACGGCAAACATGAAGACAAAAGAAAATTATAATGACCACATCAACAGTGATTTTCGCGTGTATGCCTCCTTGGAGGATTCCATCAAGGATCATGGCCAATTCTTGGCCGAAAACAAGCGTTATGAAAAAAATGGCCTATTTGACGGGCAAACGTACCAGGAACAAACGAAAGCCCTAGAAGATGCCGGATATAGTACAGCGACTAATGAGAATGGCGATAAGATCTATAGCAGCATGCTCATGGAGATCATCCAGACTTATCAGCTGCAAGTCATTGATAGTCAGGCTGTATTGAACCAAAATGCCTGA